The Echinicola rosea genome has a segment encoding these proteins:
- the lysS gene encoding lysine--tRNA ligase gives MQLLSEQEIERRKDREELMKLGINPYPAIQFPINASAEDIHKNYENNKNDYKDIAIAGRLMSRRIMGSASFAEIQDSSGRLQIYVRRDDICPDEDKTLYNKVFKKLLGIGDFIGVKGYIFTTQTGEISLHVTSLTVLSKSVKPLPVVKRDEEGNVYDGFTDPELRYRQRYVDLTVNPEKKNVFLTRSRIITNMRKYFDDHGWLEVETPILQAVHGGAAARPFGTHHNSLDMPLYLRIANELYLKRLIVGGFDGVYEFGKMFRNEGMDRTHNPEFTSMEIYVAYKDYVWMMEMVEDLLEKVTVSVHDTSIVKVGENEIDFAGPYKRLTMFDSIKEYAGVDVSKMDEQELRKVCSDFGIEVDDSMGKGKLIDEIFGEKVEEHLIQPTYITDYPIEMTPLAKKHRTEEGLVERFELFVNGKEIANAYTELNDPIDQRERFEDQLKLAERGDDEAMAMDEDFLRALEYGMPPTSGLGIGIDRLTMMLTDNSTIQEVLFFPQMRPEKKVKIATDEDFIALGIDAGLIPAIRELNIHTIEQLKEQDVNKLFNDVCGKRKKLKLEVKNPSKEDVASWLV, from the coding sequence AAGAGTTGATGAAGCTGGGCATCAATCCATATCCGGCCATTCAATTTCCCATCAATGCATCTGCTGAGGATATTCATAAGAATTATGAAAACAACAAGAACGACTACAAGGATATTGCCATAGCGGGAAGGTTGATGAGCAGAAGGATCATGGGATCCGCGTCTTTTGCCGAAATCCAAGATTCCTCAGGAAGATTGCAGATTTATGTACGTCGTGATGATATCTGCCCAGATGAGGACAAAACGCTCTATAACAAAGTGTTTAAAAAGCTCTTGGGCATTGGTGACTTTATCGGTGTGAAAGGCTACATCTTCACAACACAGACCGGAGAGATTTCCCTTCATGTGACGTCGTTGACGGTGCTTTCCAAGTCCGTAAAACCCCTTCCTGTAGTGAAGCGGGATGAAGAGGGGAATGTATATGATGGCTTTACCGATCCAGAATTGCGTTATCGCCAGCGGTATGTGGACCTGACGGTAAATCCGGAAAAGAAAAATGTGTTTCTGACCCGCTCCAGGATCATTACCAATATGCGAAAGTATTTTGATGACCACGGTTGGCTGGAAGTAGAGACTCCTATTCTTCAAGCTGTGCATGGTGGTGCTGCTGCCAGGCCTTTTGGGACTCACCATAATTCACTGGACATGCCGCTATACCTACGGATCGCCAATGAACTTTACCTGAAGCGATTGATCGTAGGGGGCTTTGATGGGGTATATGAGTTTGGTAAGATGTTCCGGAACGAGGGGATGGACCGTACACATAATCCGGAGTTTACTTCAATGGAAATATATGTGGCCTATAAGGACTATGTGTGGATGATGGAGATGGTAGAAGACCTGTTGGAAAAAGTGACCGTTTCTGTCCATGATACCTCCATAGTGAAAGTGGGAGAGAATGAAATTGACTTTGCCGGTCCTTACAAGAGGCTGACCATGTTTGATTCCATCAAAGAATATGCGGGAGTGGATGTGAGCAAGATGGACGAGCAGGAGTTGAGAAAAGTTTGTTCGGATTTTGGAATCGAGGTGGATGATTCCATGGGCAAAGGAAAATTGATCGATGAAATCTTTGGAGAGAAGGTAGAAGAGCACTTGATCCAGCCCACTTACATCACGGATTATCCGATCGAAATGACCCCTTTGGCCAAAAAGCACCGCACGGAAGAAGGCTTGGTGGAACGATTTGAGCTATTTGTCAATGGAAAGGAAATCGCCAATGCCTATACGGAATTGAACGATCCGATCGATCAGCGGGAGCGTTTTGAGGATCAATTGAAATTGGCCGAAAGGGGCGATGATGAAGCTATGGCTATGGATGAGGATTTCTTGCGAGCACTGGAATATGGCATGCCGCCAACTTCCGGATTGGGCATCGGTATTGACCGGCTGACCATGATGCTGACCGATAACAGCACCATCCAAGAAGTGCTGTTCTTCCCGCAAATGCGTCCAGAGAAGAAAGTGAAGATTGCCACGGATGAGGATTTTATTGCCCTTGGTATCGATGCTGGGCTGATCCCTGCCATCCGTGAGCTGAACATACACACCATTGAGCAACTGAAAGAGCAGGACGTCAATAAGCTCTTCAACGATGTATGCGGAAAGCGTAAAAAACTGAAGCTGGAAGTCAAGAATCCTAGCAAAGAGGACGTGGCCAGTTGGCTGGTTTAA
- a CDS encoding M13 family metallopeptidase, with protein MRKKLQFAVGLGLAGAMMAGCSPKESHEEDKVEAINLGNMDSTIRPQDDFFGFVNGKWIEKTEIPGDQGRWGSFNELREFNNEAVLTVLEEAMNDEGFSATSDQGKAVSFYQIGMDSLLAEKRGLAPVKPIFERIDKISDKASLQEYLAYQQQHGGGAFFGLGVNTDLKNSNAMALYISQGGLGLPDRDYYTEDNEKFTEIREKYLAHLERTFGLIGYTQDAAKAAAKEVMALETRLAKASKTRIELRDPEGRYNKFAVTEMKSLTPSLDWEGYLSALGANVDEVIVSTPRFMEEIEAVLNEVPAETWQDYFKWHVIDAASPYLSHSLVQNNFDFFGKELQGTDQMRPRWKRVLGTTERAAGEAIGKLYTEKYFPQEAKDKANEMVDNILVAMGERIKNLPWMSEETKTKALEKLGTFNVKIGFPDKWKDYSALEVNGDPETASYYENVLASSRFNFERNIEKLGKPIDKDEWFMTPQTVNAYYNPTWNEIVFPAGILQPPFYNYKADAAVNYGGIGAVIGHEISHGFDDQGSQYDAAGNLKNWWQDADRENFDERTGQLVAQFDAYEPLDGVHVKGALTLGENIGDLGGLLVAYDGLQRHLEEHGNIEKIDGFTPEQRFFISWATIWRMKSREEALRTQIQTDPHSPAQYRGNGPLVNIDAFYEAFDVKEGDEMYKSPEERVRIW; from the coding sequence ATGAGAAAAAAACTACAATTTGCCGTGGGCTTGGGATTGGCAGGTGCCATGATGGCGGGCTGCTCTCCCAAGGAGTCGCATGAAGAGGATAAAGTCGAGGCCATTAATTTGGGCAATATGGACAGTACCATCCGCCCGCAGGATGATTTTTTTGGTTTTGTCAATGGTAAATGGATTGAAAAAACAGAAATTCCAGGAGATCAAGGCCGCTGGGGCAGTTTTAATGAACTAAGGGAGTTTAACAATGAAGCCGTCCTTACGGTATTGGAAGAGGCCATGAATGACGAGGGGTTTTCCGCCACTTCAGACCAAGGAAAAGCCGTGTCATTTTACCAAATCGGTATGGACTCCTTACTGGCAGAAAAGCGGGGATTGGCACCAGTCAAGCCTATCTTTGAGCGAATCGATAAGATCTCGGACAAGGCTTCTTTGCAGGAGTATTTGGCCTATCAGCAGCAGCACGGAGGTGGAGCCTTTTTTGGACTTGGCGTCAATACAGATCTGAAAAATTCCAACGCCATGGCCCTGTATATTTCCCAAGGTGGTCTGGGGCTTCCTGACCGGGATTACTATACCGAGGACAATGAGAAATTTACCGAAATCAGGGAAAAATATTTGGCCCATTTGGAAAGAACTTTTGGTCTTATCGGATATACTCAAGATGCGGCAAAAGCCGCTGCCAAGGAGGTAATGGCCTTGGAAACCCGATTGGCAAAAGCCAGTAAAACCCGAATTGAGCTACGGGATCCTGAGGGGCGCTACAACAAGTTTGCGGTCACCGAAATGAAGTCATTGACTCCTTCGCTGGATTGGGAAGGTTATTTGTCAGCTTTGGGCGCCAATGTGGACGAAGTCATCGTTTCCACGCCCAGATTTATGGAAGAAATAGAAGCAGTCCTGAATGAAGTGCCTGCTGAGACTTGGCAGGATTACTTTAAATGGCATGTGATCGATGCGGCTTCTCCTTATTTGAGCCATTCCTTAGTACAGAACAACTTTGATTTTTTTGGCAAAGAGCTTCAGGGAACAGATCAAATGCGGCCAAGATGGAAGCGTGTGCTGGGCACCACCGAGCGGGCGGCAGGAGAGGCCATTGGGAAGCTTTATACGGAAAAGTACTTCCCTCAGGAAGCCAAAGATAAGGCCAATGAAATGGTGGACAATATTTTGGTAGCCATGGGCGAACGCATCAAAAACTTGCCTTGGATGTCGGAGGAGACCAAAACCAAAGCATTGGAAAAACTGGGGACTTTTAATGTCAAGATAGGTTTTCCGGACAAATGGAAAGATTACAGTGCATTGGAGGTGAACGGTGATCCCGAAACGGCCTCCTATTATGAAAATGTGCTGGCTTCTTCCCGTTTCAATTTTGAGCGGAACATAGAAAAGCTGGGCAAGCCCATTGACAAGGATGAGTGGTTCATGACTCCACAAACTGTCAATGCCTACTATAATCCCACTTGGAATGAGATCGTGTTCCCGGCTGGTATCCTCCAGCCGCCATTTTACAATTATAAGGCAGATGCAGCGGTAAATTATGGCGGAATAGGAGCGGTGATTGGCCATGAGATTTCCCATGGTTTTGATGACCAGGGCAGTCAGTATGATGCAGCCGGTAATCTTAAAAACTGGTGGCAGGATGCAGACAGGGAGAATTTTGATGAACGCACTGGACAGTTGGTAGCGCAGTTTGATGCCTATGAGCCGCTGGATGGAGTGCATGTAAAAGGAGCGCTTACCTTGGGCGAGAATATTGGTGACCTGGGCGGTTTGCTTGTGGCATACGACGGTTTACAGCGGCATCTTGAGGAGCACGGCAATATTGAAAAAATAGATGGGTTTACACCTGAGCAACGTTTCTTTATATCTTGGGCGACTATTTGGAGAATGAAAAGCAGAGAGGAGGCCCTCAGAACCCAGATTCAAACTGACCCCCATTCTCCTGCACAGTATAGAGGAAATGGGCCACTGGTCAATATCGATGCGTTTTATGAGGCTTTTGATGTGAAGGAAGGTGATGAGATGTACAAATCCCCAGAGGAAAGGGTGCGGATTTGGTAA
- a CDS encoding arginine deiminase has translation MDLRINSEFGTLKSVLMHRPGKEIDRLTPYNKELLLFEDVPYLEAMQQEHDYFTNIIKQTTGATVYSLHELLMETMSDDDILFKMMEEALSYSRLSHFTESILGRLSTSECATALIAGIKVHELKKKISKLPLVDLMDFAFVIPPCPNLYFQRDPIALTPGGVVFSSMKMEGRQREANVIRSIFENHSLFKDKVNKIYPIDGHKAPACIEGGDVIVISDKAVAIGNSERTDEKAIYHVAKSLLAEGTVERVYEVHLPQKRNFMHLDTVFTVLDENLVLTYPDAMEAVLQTSLYTLKSKDGDQVHIKRTVLKESLLTVLEKEIPYLEIIHLGGNGNKDYALREQWFDGANVFAIGPRKVISYRRNKHTNRALRDMGVEVLDIPSSELSRGLGGPRCMTMPLSRSKI, from the coding sequence ATGGATCTGAGAATAAATTCTGAATTTGGAACACTAAAATCCGTATTGATGCACCGGCCGGGAAAAGAAATAGACCGGTTGACCCCTTACAATAAGGAACTGCTGCTTTTTGAGGATGTTCCTTATTTGGAAGCGATGCAGCAAGAGCATGATTATTTTACCAATATCATCAAACAAACCACCGGAGCCACGGTATATAGCCTCCATGAGCTGCTAATGGAGACCATGTCTGATGATGATATTCTTTTTAAAATGATGGAGGAAGCACTTTCGTATAGCAGGTTGTCGCATTTTACCGAAAGTATTCTTGGGAGGCTCTCCACATCTGAGTGTGCTACTGCGCTGATCGCGGGCATAAAAGTACATGAACTGAAAAAGAAAATCAGTAAATTGCCCTTGGTGGATTTGATGGATTTTGCTTTTGTGATTCCCCCATGTCCAAACCTTTATTTTCAGCGGGATCCTATTGCGCTGACTCCTGGAGGAGTGGTGTTTTCCAGTATGAAAATGGAGGGGCGCCAGCGTGAAGCCAATGTCATTAGGTCGATTTTTGAAAACCACTCACTATTCAAGGATAAGGTAAACAAAATCTATCCCATCGATGGGCACAAGGCCCCTGCATGTATCGAGGGTGGGGACGTCATTGTAATTTCCGATAAAGCAGTGGCCATTGGCAATTCTGAAAGAACAGACGAAAAGGCCATTTATCATGTGGCCAAGAGCTTGCTTGCTGAGGGAACTGTGGAGCGAGTCTATGAAGTGCATCTTCCCCAAAAGCGAAACTTCATGCACTTGGATACGGTGTTTACCGTTTTGGATGAGAACCTTGTGCTGACCTATCCCGATGCCATGGAAGCGGTACTGCAAACATCGCTCTATACCCTCAAAAGCAAGGACGGTGACCAAGTGCACATCAAGCGGACGGTGCTGAAAGAGTCTTTATTGACCGTCTTGGAAAAGGAAATCCCCTATCTCGAAATCATTCACTTGGGCGGTAACGGCAATAAGGATTATGCCCTGAGAGAGCAATGGTTTGACGGTGCCAATGTCTTTGCCATCGGGCCGAGAAAAGTGATTTCATACCGAAGAAACAAGCACACCAATCGGGCACTGCGTGATATGGGCGTGGAGGTGTTGGACATTCCTTCTTCCGAGCTTTCCAGGGGACTGGGCGGGCCGAGGTGCATGACCATGCCGCTGAGCAGGTCGAAGATTTAG